A single region of the Deefgea piscis genome encodes:
- a CDS encoding leucine-rich repeat-containing protein kinase family protein — translation MLAGLSTLAQLNAGALQGCTRLDLSCGLTEFPREIFALADSLKILNLSGNQLASLPDDLPRLRHLEVIFCSENRFTELPAILGQCPSLTMIGFKSNQIKHVADEVFPSHLRWLILTDNQLTELPSSIGRCQQLEKLMLAGNRLAALPDALAQCQQLALVRVAANQLTAFPECLLQLPRLAWLAIGGNPFNAALERNQMDDVASVNASDVTLGQKLGEGASGTIYQAQWHHSVPRDAAIKIFKGAVTSDGWPQTEMAVCRAAGEHPHLIGALAQLNGHAAGAGLIMPLISPEFSVLAAPPSLKTCIADVYASDLRFTWRAALLLAHGIADAARHLHQRGILHGDLYAHNILHHSDGRTYLGDFGAASFYSPDAAWAKALERIEVRAFGALLAELLTRIDWPDDHDDLRFDLMHWQKKCVDLAGDTQISFANLQQGLWRILHNH, via the coding sequence ATGCTTGCAGGTTTGAGTACGTTAGCGCAATTAAATGCTGGTGCCTTGCAAGGCTGTACGCGCTTAGATCTTAGTTGTGGTTTGACTGAGTTCCCACGCGAAATTTTTGCTCTGGCCGATAGCCTTAAAATTCTGAATCTATCGGGTAATCAGTTAGCAAGCTTGCCGGATGATTTGCCAAGGCTGCGGCATTTAGAAGTGATTTTTTGTTCTGAAAATCGCTTTACTGAGCTCCCTGCGATATTGGGGCAATGCCCATCGCTGACGATGATAGGCTTTAAATCCAATCAAATTAAGCATGTCGCCGATGAGGTATTTCCATCGCATTTGCGCTGGTTAATTTTAACGGACAATCAACTGACTGAACTGCCTAGCTCGATAGGGCGCTGTCAGCAACTCGAAAAACTGATGTTGGCCGGTAATCGCTTGGCGGCACTGCCCGATGCGCTGGCGCAATGCCAGCAATTGGCCTTAGTTCGGGTGGCAGCCAATCAATTGACGGCGTTTCCGGAGTGCTTATTGCAGTTGCCTCGATTGGCGTGGTTGGCGATCGGTGGTAATCCATTCAATGCGGCGCTCGAACGAAACCAGATGGATGACGTTGCGAGTGTGAATGCGTCCGACGTAACACTAGGGCAAAAGCTCGGAGAAGGAGCGTCGGGCACCATCTATCAAGCGCAATGGCATCATTCGGTGCCGCGTGACGCCGCTATAAAGATTTTTAAAGGTGCAGTCACCAGCGACGGTTGGCCGCAAACAGAAATGGCGGTGTGCCGCGCGGCAGGAGAGCATCCGCATTTAATTGGCGCTTTGGCGCAATTGAATGGGCATGCTGCGGGTGCTGGCTTGATTATGCCTTTAATTTCACCCGAATTTAGCGTGTTGGCGGCGCCACCGAGTTTAAAAACCTGTATTGCCGATGTGTACGCCAGCGATTTACGCTTTACTTGGCGTGCCGCCTTGCTGCTGGCGCATGGCATTGCCGATGCGGCGCGGCATTTACATCAGCGCGGCATTTTGCACGGTGATTTATATGCGCATAATATTTTGCATCACTCCGATGGTCGAACTTATTTGGGTGACTTTGGTGCTGCGTCGTTTTACTCGCCAGATGCCGCATGGGCAAAGGCGCTAGAGCGTATTGAAGTCCGAGCTTTTGGGGCTTTATTGGCTGAATTATTGACGCGAATCGATTGGCCGGATGACCATGACGATTTGCGGTTTGATTTGATGCATTGGCAAAAAAAATGTGTCGATCTTGCCGGTGATACTCAAATCTCATTTGCTAATTTGCAACAAGGACTGTGGCGAATTTTGCATAATCACTAA